Proteins from a genomic interval of Lacticaseibacillus pabuli:
- the relB gene encoding type II toxin-antitoxin system RelB family antitoxin: MSEYKVTSLRFDKDQYHEVHELAAFYGVSVTRFMREAVLEKVEDDKDYNEAIERLRDKDKAIVSRAEILNELGLANEQ; the protein is encoded by the coding sequence ATGAGCGAGTATAAGGTGACATCCTTGCGCTTTGACAAGGACCAGTATCATGAGGTGCATGAGTTAGCAGCCTTTTATGGGGTTTCCGTTACGCGGTTTATGCGCGAGGCGGTCCTGGAAAAGGTTGAGGACGATAAGGACTACAACGAGGCCATTGAACGACTGCGCGATAAGGATAAAGCGATTGTCTCGCGTGCGGAGATTCTCAACGAATTAGGTTTGGCGAATGAGCAGTAA
- a CDS encoding SDR family oxidoreductase, whose translation MTNILILGAHGHIATLARKQLLKDSDARLTLFLRNAKRIKDADSKRETVVDGDAANANELADAMKGQDVVYANLAGHNIEAQATAVVTAMHTAGVKRLIWISTLGIYDEVPGAFGKWNHQMLDGGYLETYGAAAHVIESSDLDYTVIRPAWLSNEDSVSYELTGRNDAFKGTEVSRKSIADLVTKIALQPSQHVRESLGVDKPGTEGDKPSFY comes from the coding sequence ATGACTAATATTTTAATTCTCGGTGCACATGGCCACATCGCAACATTGGCACGCAAGCAGTTGCTGAAGGACAGTGATGCCCGCCTCACCCTGTTCCTGCGCAACGCCAAACGTATCAAGGATGCCGACAGCAAGCGTGAAACGGTTGTTGACGGCGATGCTGCCAACGCCAATGAACTTGCTGACGCAATGAAGGGTCAGGACGTGGTTTATGCCAACTTGGCCGGCCACAACATCGAGGCCCAGGCCACGGCGGTCGTCACCGCAATGCACACGGCCGGCGTCAAGCGCCTCATCTGGATTTCCACGCTGGGCATTTACGATGAAGTACCCGGTGCGTTCGGCAAGTGGAACCACCAGATGCTTGACGGCGGCTACCTCGAGACTTATGGTGCAGCCGCACACGTCATTGAGAGCTCCGACCTTGATTACACGGTGATTCGGCCCGCTTGGCTCAGCAATGAGGACAGTGTCAGCTATGAACTGACCGGCCGCAACGACGCCTTCAAGGGCACCGAGGTTTCCCGGAAGAGTATCGCCGACCTCGTCACCAAAATTGCCCTGCAGCCAAGCCAACACGTCCGCGAGTCACTGGGTGTTGATAAGCCTGGTACGGAGGGCGACAAGCCTTCATTCTACTAA
- a CDS encoding MFS transporter gives MDEAMREKGPWKRNLYILWGCTLVAGIAFSEIMPFMSLYVGQLGDFTKRQVSMYSGLVYAATFFVTAIVSPIWGSLADRKGRKVMLIRASLGTAVAMLLMGLVTNVWELIACRAFQGLCAGYISNSQALVASQAPRKYSGRALGTLVTGSTSGMLMGPIVGGFLAQIFSIRMTFFITAGLLFITCILSATLVTEYFVPVERKKGADRQSFLSQFQNPKLIIVLLCSTLFVQLGNASISPIISLYVRELMHNVGPITVVAGIIAALPGISNIIAAPRLGRYGDTHGSGKILIAGYIFAVLVYMPQGFVTSIWLLGFLRLLVGVSDGALFPTIQTLLTKNSPVSATSAIFSWNQSFQALGNMFGAFLGGALGGLFDYNTVFMSTAAMLALNLAILWFTEPSLRGKKKARA, from the coding sequence TTGGACGAAGCGATGCGCGAAAAGGGACCTTGGAAGCGTAATTTGTATATTTTATGGGGCTGTACGCTGGTTGCCGGGATTGCCTTCAGTGAGATTATGCCGTTCATGTCGCTTTACGTCGGACAGCTCGGTGACTTTACCAAACGGCAGGTGTCGATGTACTCCGGTCTGGTTTACGCGGCAACCTTCTTTGTCACGGCTATCGTGTCACCTATCTGGGGTAGCCTGGCTGATCGCAAGGGTCGCAAAGTCATGCTCATCCGTGCTTCACTCGGAACCGCAGTGGCAATGCTCCTGATGGGCCTTGTTACCAATGTCTGGGAACTGATTGCCTGCCGTGCCTTCCAGGGGCTGTGTGCGGGTTACATTTCCAATTCCCAAGCGCTGGTCGCCAGCCAGGCGCCGCGTAAGTACAGTGGTCGCGCGCTCGGGACACTGGTCACTGGGTCCACGTCAGGCATGCTGATGGGACCAATTGTCGGTGGCTTTTTGGCGCAAATCTTTTCCATCCGGATGACCTTCTTCATCACCGCCGGCCTGCTGTTTATCACCTGCATCCTGTCGGCCACGCTGGTTACAGAGTACTTCGTGCCGGTTGAACGCAAGAAGGGTGCGGACCGCCAGAGCTTTCTGTCACAGTTCCAGAATCCGAAGCTGATCATCGTGCTCCTCTGCTCGACTCTGTTCGTGCAACTGGGGAATGCGTCGATTTCACCCATCATCAGCCTGTACGTCCGCGAACTGATGCACAACGTCGGCCCAATCACGGTGGTCGCCGGGATTATCGCGGCTTTGCCCGGAATTTCGAACATCATCGCGGCGCCGCGCTTGGGTCGCTACGGGGATACGCATGGCTCCGGGAAGATTCTGATCGCGGGTTACATCTTTGCCGTGCTGGTTTACATGCCACAGGGGTTTGTCACCAGCATCTGGCTGCTCGGCTTCCTGCGCCTGCTGGTCGGGGTGTCTGACGGGGCGTTGTTCCCAACGATTCAGACCCTGCTGACGAAGAACTCGCCGGTTAGTGCAACCAGTGCCATCTTCTCCTGGAACCAAAGCTTCCAAGCGCTGGGTAACATGTTCGGGGCGTTCCTGGGTGGCGCGCTGGGCGGGCTGTTTGATTACAACACCGTCTTCATGTCCACCGCGGCAATGCTCGCGTTGAACCTCGCCATTCTGTGGTTCACCGAGCCATCCTTGCGTGGCAAGAAGAAAGCACGGGCGTAA
- a CDS encoding PH domain-containing protein yields MNNQEMEKLPGKIRLVWVLSAGISLLGGLIGAGILWLVAIGSDWLHWIGPTALGIVIVVSVVQALAVPYRYHFSGYRITDTAVEIGSGWWVRKQVAIPIARVQNVTLEAGPLMQMNHLEQVVIATAADSHDIEGLTPEVARSLRDAIMARALEVRDNEL; encoded by the coding sequence ATGAACAATCAGGAAATGGAAAAATTACCGGGCAAGATTCGCTTAGTTTGGGTGCTAAGCGCTGGCATTAGCCTGCTGGGAGGCCTCATCGGCGCTGGTATTCTGTGGCTTGTGGCAATCGGGAGCGACTGGCTGCATTGGATTGGACCGACCGCACTGGGCATTGTGATTGTCGTGAGTGTTGTGCAGGCGCTGGCCGTGCCGTATCGGTATCATTTTTCTGGCTACCGAATCACGGACACCGCGGTTGAAATTGGCTCGGGCTGGTGGGTACGCAAGCAGGTGGCGATTCCCATTGCGCGCGTGCAAAACGTGACCTTAGAGGCCGGCCCACTGATGCAGATGAACCATCTCGAACAGGTCGTTATTGCGACTGCGGCGGATAGCCACGACATTGAAGGGTTGACGCCAGAAGTTGCCCGTAGCTTGCGCGATGCCATCATGGCGCGGGCGCTGGAGGTGCGTGACAATGAGCTCTAG
- a CDS encoding ABC transporter ATP-binding protein: protein MLEVKHLNKTFGTMQAVVDESFTVRNGEIMGLIGQNGAGKTTTFRMVLNFLHPDKGEVLLDGHPLTSKDYDQIGYLPEERGLYPKMRVEDQVLYFAQLHGMKASDARRELDTWMKRFEVKGKVTDKVKSLSKGNQQKVQLIATLIHQPKLVILDEPFSGLDPVNASILEDGIKMMREHGAAIIFSSHDMGNVEALSDNLIMLRNGHVVLDGPVSTIRESFGRTKLFIESGLSSEDLAAMPGVASVRTDGGRQVVTLSDPEAGKAIFTAATAHGYIPEFSQQAPTLDEIFRMKVGARDE, encoded by the coding sequence ATGCTCGAAGTGAAGCATTTAAACAAGACCTTTGGCACCATGCAAGCCGTGGTAGACGAGTCATTTACCGTCCGCAATGGCGAAATCATGGGGCTGATTGGGCAAAATGGGGCTGGGAAGACCACCACTTTCCGTATGGTGCTGAATTTCTTGCACCCGGACAAGGGTGAAGTGCTACTCGATGGGCACCCGCTGACCAGCAAGGATTACGACCAGATTGGCTACCTGCCCGAAGAACGCGGCTTGTATCCCAAGATGCGCGTGGAGGATCAGGTGCTGTATTTCGCCCAGCTCCACGGGATGAAGGCCAGTGATGCGCGCCGCGAACTCGATACGTGGATGAAACGCTTCGAGGTTAAGGGAAAAGTGACTGACAAGGTGAAGAGCCTGAGCAAGGGGAACCAGCAGAAGGTGCAACTCATTGCGACCTTGATTCATCAGCCCAAGCTTGTCATTCTGGACGAGCCATTCTCCGGCCTGGATCCCGTGAACGCCAGCATTCTGGAAGACGGCATTAAGATGATGCGCGAGCACGGTGCCGCGATTATCTTCTCCAGCCATGACATGGGGAACGTTGAGGCACTGTCCGACAACCTGATCATGTTGCGCAACGGGCACGTTGTTCTGGACGGCCCCGTCAGCACGATTCGGGAGAGCTTTGGCCGCACCAAGCTGTTTATCGAGTCCGGCTTGAGCAGTGAAGACCTTGCCGCGATGCCTGGCGTCGCCTCTGTGCGCACCGATGGCGGCCGGCAGGTGGTGACGCTGAGCGACCCCGAGGCGGGGAAGGCAATTTTCACCGCTGCGACGGCGCACGGCTACATTCCGGAGTTCAGTCAGCAGGCACCGACACTCGATGAGATTTTCCGCATGAAGGTAGGTGCGCGTGATGAATAA
- a CDS encoding ABC transporter permease yields MNKFWIVTKQVYKKNVRSGSWLFLVVSPIIIGAAILGLVFIMSKTAENPHLALVSDNPAAVQVVKRSDKDMKVKTYKTAAAANKSLDHEDADAVMVVTTAPNGALRAKFTNRVGGTSIDDDSLHTALNQLNMQLTAQRMKLGADKLAELLAPIKLSKNSVTIKDGKRVARKSTSDDANHGIAIGITLMMLLVMMTYGSILAQEIATEKGSRIMEMLLSSVSATTQFFGKITGIMLLLLTQAAVYAVAVVAGWTWISRQSQLMAIIKQYDFSALLSWSGVSIALYFILGALTYAVLAALVGSLVANQEQVQQAVMPISMFGLIGYFGALMAQSGDSIVVKVMSYIPFVNVSVMPVRATMGYTQNFESPLGLLESALFLVIFTLFAARVYRANVLVYSEGGLGKALRKTLRKTFTMMGAQRHSKQ; encoded by the coding sequence ATGAATAAATTCTGGATTGTCACCAAACAGGTTTACAAAAAGAATGTCAGGAGTGGCTCATGGCTGTTCCTGGTTGTCTCGCCAATCATCATCGGTGCCGCCATCTTGGGCCTCGTGTTCATTATGAGCAAAACCGCCGAAAATCCGCACCTAGCGCTCGTCTCTGATAACCCCGCAGCGGTGCAAGTTGTGAAGCGCTCGGACAAGGACATGAAGGTGAAAACCTACAAGACAGCGGCGGCGGCTAACAAATCCTTGGATCATGAGGATGCCGACGCGGTCATGGTTGTCACCACTGCGCCGAATGGGGCCTTGCGTGCGAAGTTTACTAACCGTGTTGGCGGGACGTCGATTGATGACGACAGCCTACACACGGCGTTGAACCAACTGAACATGCAGCTGACGGCGCAGCGGATGAAATTGGGCGCGGATAAATTGGCCGAGTTGTTAGCGCCAATTAAGCTGAGCAAGAACTCCGTGACCATTAAAGATGGCAAGCGGGTCGCCCGCAAGAGCACGTCTGATGACGCCAACCACGGCATTGCCATTGGGATTACCCTCATGATGCTCCTCGTCATGATGACGTACGGGAGTATCCTTGCCCAAGAAATCGCGACTGAAAAGGGCTCACGGATTATGGAAATGCTCCTGAGTTCCGTGTCCGCTACCACCCAATTTTTCGGCAAGATTACGGGGATTATGCTACTGCTCCTGACGCAGGCCGCGGTTTATGCGGTTGCCGTCGTTGCGGGCTGGACGTGGATTAGCCGCCAGAGTCAGCTCATGGCGATCATCAAGCAGTACGACTTCTCAGCGCTGCTGTCCTGGTCCGGTGTCAGCATTGCCCTCTACTTCATCCTCGGTGCCTTGACCTATGCCGTACTGGCCGCGCTTGTCGGTTCCTTAGTTGCGAACCAAGAACAGGTGCAGCAGGCGGTGATGCCGATTTCAATGTTTGGCCTGATTGGTTACTTCGGCGCACTGATGGCCCAGAGCGGCGACAGTATTGTGGTCAAAGTGATGAGTTACATCCCGTTCGTGAACGTGTCGGTTATGCCGGTCCGCGCCACGATGGGGTACACCCAGAACTTTGAGTCACCCCTTGGCCTGCTAGAATCCGCGTTGTTCCTCGTCATCTTCACGCTCTTTGCGGCGCGTGTTTACCGGGCGAACGTCCTCGTATACAGCGAAGGCGGTCTCGGCAAGGCACTTCGCAAGACACTTCGCAAGACATTCACCATGATGGGTGCGCAACGGCACAGCAAGCAGTAG
- a CDS encoding MFS transporter — translation MPNASAPLWKKNLPVLWACTFVAGIAFSEVGPFLSLFIDELGTFSQRQLSFYSGLVFAVTFLVTAFMAPVWGRLANVRGHKIIMFFTALGMGVTYILTGMVHNVWLLFLGRALIGAFSGYIPNAQALIAGQVPRAMSGRILGIIMTGSTSGFLIGPVLGGVLAHLFSIRATFYITGVILFLVAIASLVFVEEPREEKSGKAVTATRGRGLLKQFANPKLIIVLLCSTLIVQLGNSSIFPIISLYVKQLMHGHGAITVVAGIISALPGISNILAAPRLGSYGDRHGSGRVLIAGYLFAVLVYMPQGLVTSLVVLGVLRFFVGISDAALFPTIQTLLTKNAPTGTLSSVFAWNQSFQALGSMFGSLFGGVISGLFGYNVVFMTTAALLALNLLILWLTEPSLRKSRRAQA, via the coding sequence ATGCCGAATGCATCTGCACCACTATGGAAAAAGAATCTGCCCGTGCTCTGGGCCTGCACCTTTGTCGCCGGCATCGCGTTCAGTGAAGTTGGGCCATTCCTGTCGCTATTCATTGATGAACTAGGAACCTTTTCGCAGCGCCAGCTGAGTTTTTACAGTGGTCTCGTTTTCGCGGTCACTTTCCTTGTCACCGCGTTTATGGCGCCAGTGTGGGGCCGGCTCGCGAACGTGCGTGGTCACAAGATTATCATGTTCTTCACTGCGCTGGGGATGGGTGTCACCTACATATTGACCGGGATGGTGCACAACGTGTGGCTGCTGTTCTTGGGCCGCGCGCTGATTGGTGCCTTCTCCGGTTACATCCCAAACGCGCAGGCACTGATTGCCGGCCAAGTGCCGCGTGCCATGAGTGGCCGTATTCTCGGCATCATCATGACGGGCTCCACTTCTGGCTTCCTGATTGGACCAGTGCTTGGCGGTGTCTTGGCGCACCTGTTCTCAATTCGGGCAACCTTCTACATCACAGGGGTTATTCTGTTTTTGGTGGCGATTGCCTCACTCGTGTTTGTTGAAGAACCACGTGAGGAGAAGTCAGGCAAGGCCGTGACGGCAACGCGTGGCCGTGGCCTCCTGAAGCAATTTGCGAACCCGAAGCTGATTATCGTCCTACTGTGCTCAACTCTGATTGTGCAACTGGGGAACTCCTCCATTTTTCCTATCATCAGTCTCTACGTGAAGCAGCTCATGCACGGGCATGGCGCTATCACGGTCGTCGCGGGGATTATCTCTGCCTTGCCCGGGATTTCAAACATCCTGGCGGCACCGCGATTGGGTAGCTACGGCGATCGCCATGGGTCCGGCCGCGTGCTGATTGCGGGCTACCTGTTCGCCGTCCTGGTTTACATGCCGCAGGGGCTGGTCACGAGTCTGGTGGTCCTGGGTGTGCTGCGTTTCTTCGTCGGGATTTCCGACGCGGCGCTGTTCCCAACGATTCAGACATTGCTCACGAAGAACGCACCGACGGGGACGCTGTCATCTGTGTTCGCTTGGAACCAGAGCTTTCAGGCGTTGGGCAGCATGTTCGGCTCCCTCTTTGGTGGGGTGATTTCCGGGCTGTTTGGTTACAACGTGGTCTTCATGACGACCGCGGCACTGCTGGCCTTGAACCTGCTGATTCTGTGGTTGACCGAACCTTCATTACGCAAGAGTCGCCGGGCGCAAGCCTAA
- a CDS encoding cation:proton antiporter produces the protein MNFIGELALLLLATTLAGHFSRRAGMPAVVAEILVGIIAGPAVLGWVANGADMKLFANLGVILLMFLGGLESDIALLKKYLRPAIIVACAGVVLPVVLGAVLSRFFGFNWFEATFIGVIFSATSVSISVEVLKEYGALSTREGATILGAAVADDIIGVILLSIMIALMGSRGGNAATASAPLWLIMIGQVAFFGVCFALIRWVAPFLLAVSGRILMTASPIIAALVICFAMAWLADFVSLSGAVGAFFAGLAVAQTPYKAQAQDSIEPIGYAVFIPLFFVSVGLDVNFNGLADSLPFIIVMTVMGVVSKLIGCGVGARLSGFDGRSSYIIGAGMISRGEMALITAQIGFSAHLLAPEYFSDIILVIIVVTMIAPFMLRAALRGDKRAGVQGTK, from the coding sequence ATGAATTTTATTGGTGAATTGGCGTTGCTACTACTGGCGACGACACTGGCCGGACACTTTTCGCGGCGCGCGGGGATGCCGGCGGTGGTTGCCGAGATTTTAGTGGGCATTATCGCGGGACCCGCCGTGTTGGGCTGGGTGGCAAATGGCGCCGACATGAAGTTGTTCGCGAACTTGGGCGTGATTCTGCTCATGTTCCTGGGCGGGCTGGAAAGTGACATTGCACTCTTGAAGAAGTACCTGCGTCCGGCCATTATTGTGGCGTGCGCGGGCGTTGTGCTACCCGTGGTGCTGGGTGCGGTGTTGAGCCGTTTCTTTGGTTTCAACTGGTTCGAAGCAACCTTTATCGGGGTGATTTTCTCGGCAACCTCAGTTTCCATCTCGGTCGAAGTGCTCAAGGAGTACGGTGCGCTGAGTACGCGTGAGGGCGCGACGATTCTTGGCGCTGCGGTGGCCGACGACATCATTGGGGTCATCCTGCTCAGCATCATGATTGCCTTAATGGGCAGTCGGGGCGGCAACGCGGCGACGGCGAGTGCACCCTTGTGGCTCATCATGATTGGGCAAGTGGCGTTCTTCGGTGTCTGCTTTGCACTGATTCGCTGGGTCGCCCCGTTCCTGCTTGCTGTATCGGGACGCATTTTGATGACGGCGAGTCCAATTATCGCGGCGCTGGTCATTTGTTTTGCGATGGCGTGGCTCGCCGATTTTGTCAGCTTGAGTGGGGCGGTCGGCGCGTTCTTTGCCGGACTCGCGGTGGCCCAGACGCCGTACAAGGCGCAAGCGCAGGACAGCATTGAACCAATTGGCTACGCGGTATTCATTCCGCTGTTCTTCGTTTCGGTCGGGTTGGACGTTAACTTCAATGGGTTGGCGGACTCGTTGCCATTCATCATCGTCATGACGGTGATGGGCGTCGTCAGCAAGCTCATCGGTTGTGGCGTTGGAGCCCGCCTCAGCGGGTTCGACGGCCGCAGTAGTTACATCATCGGTGCAGGGATGATTTCCCGGGGCGAGATGGCGCTGATTACCGCCCAAATCGGTTTTTCCGCCCACCTGCTGGCACCGGAATACTTCTCGGATATCATCCTGGTCATCATTGTGGTGACGATGATTGCGCCGTTTATGTTGCGCGCGGCACTGCGCGGCGACAAGCGGGCGGGGGTACAAGGCACAAAATAG
- a CDS encoding type II toxin-antitoxin system RelE family toxin, whose amino-acid sequence MSSNKSFTWELLKAAQKDLRHIDPNDQKRIVNWLDGHIYLSENPRQYGKALVGEFKTLWRYRVGNYRIIADIDDGHFLVLVIKVGQRGNVYKQ is encoded by the coding sequence ATGAGCAGTAACAAATCGTTTACCTGGGAATTACTGAAGGCTGCACAAAAAGACTTACGTCATATTGACCCTAATGATCAAAAACGCATTGTTAATTGGTTAGATGGCCATATTTATCTTTCGGAAAATCCGCGTCAGTACGGTAAGGCGTTAGTTGGCGAATTTAAGACACTATGGCGTTACCGGGTTGGCAACTATCGGATTATCGCAGACATTGATGACGGCCACTTTCTGGTTTTGGTCATTAAAGTTGGGCAGCGCGGCAATGTATACAAACAATAG
- a CDS encoding ketopantoate reductase family protein produces MHYTVLGAGAMGLRYGVLLQQHAGATVDFVDTWQPEVDTVRQQGGVYVSRDGQNKHLVPVNIYTPEEYTGNPDVYVVFCKQMGLAEMLERSAHFFKPHQYALTCMNGMGHIEKLNKYFPAEHVIGGTALVATVLNKAGDVDFIGAEGAGSMNMCPQTEKPDEMTYNVLHDLEKAHFNPNLTDNFVGTLMAKVTFNSVVNTLCTMYKIRMGEFIQGPTAEKLSKQLIDEAYSACEAAGVQLLNTREEEWESVKYVSAVANPLHFPSMYQDFSKGRPTEVDYINGYIYDLGHAHGYEAKTHDFLRNLVHLAEFADNFDVPAFQAEVLGRSERETA; encoded by the coding sequence ATGCATTACACCGTTTTGGGCGCCGGCGCCATGGGTTTGCGCTATGGCGTTTTGCTCCAGCAACACGCAGGGGCGACCGTTGATTTTGTCGACACCTGGCAGCCAGAGGTCGATACCGTTCGTCAGCAGGGTGGCGTTTACGTCTCCCGCGATGGTCAGAACAAGCACTTGGTTCCCGTCAACATCTACACACCAGAAGAATACACCGGCAACCCGGACGTTTACGTTGTCTTCTGCAAGCAGATGGGCCTCGCCGAGATGCTCGAGCGTTCCGCACACTTTTTCAAGCCACACCAGTACGCCCTGACCTGCATGAACGGGATGGGTCATATTGAAAAGTTGAACAAATACTTCCCTGCCGAGCACGTCATTGGTGGCACCGCCCTCGTTGCGACCGTCCTGAACAAGGCTGGCGACGTGGACTTCATCGGTGCGGAGGGTGCGGGTTCGATGAACATGTGCCCGCAGACCGAAAAGCCGGACGAGATGACCTACAACGTCTTGCATGATCTTGAAAAGGCCCACTTCAACCCGAACCTCACCGATAACTTTGTCGGCACCTTGATGGCGAAAGTGACCTTCAATTCCGTGGTCAACACCCTTTGCACCATGTACAAGATTCGCATGGGGGAATTCATCCAGGGTCCAACCGCCGAAAAACTGTCCAAACAGTTGATCGACGAGGCCTACTCCGCTTGTGAGGCGGCCGGCGTGCAATTGCTGAACACCCGCGAAGAGGAATGGGAGAGCGTCAAGTACGTCAGTGCCGTCGCCAACCCGCTTCACTTCCCGTCCATGTACCAGGATTTCTCGAAGGGTCGCCCAACCGAAGTCGATTACATCAACGGCTACATTTACGACCTGGGGCACGCCCATGGTTACGAAGCCAAGACGCACGATTTCTTGCGTAACCTGGTGCACCTCGCTGAATTTGCCGATAACTTTGACGTTCCCGCCTTCCAAGCAGAAGTATTGGGCCGTAGCGAACGCGAAACTGCTTAA
- a CDS encoding TetR/AcrR family transcriptional regulator C-terminal domain-containing protein: MDTKTQIATATKQLTEHRDFATITVTTIMKTAGLRRQTFYDYFKDKYDVLEWIYSSEIGDQANRINFASWGRTLSEMVAYFANNRRFYQAVLAIDGQNAPKEVIRTHFMTVVCAALKSLSREEKVTLGGDYCLFMRELLADGLMNELCRWVCARDARAIADESEFLQTYIEDQVNGMLLRRRRINEYQHQSIA, from the coding sequence ATGGACACTAAGACTCAAATCGCCACAGCGACAAAACAGCTCACCGAGCACCGCGACTTCGCGACCATTACGGTGACGACAATTATGAAAACGGCCGGTCTGCGCCGGCAAACGTTCTACGACTACTTTAAAGATAAATACGACGTTCTTGAATGGATCTACTCCAGTGAAATTGGTGACCAGGCCAACCGGATTAACTTCGCGAGCTGGGGCCGCACGCTGTCCGAAATGGTGGCGTACTTTGCTAATAACCGGCGTTTTTACCAAGCCGTTTTGGCCATCGATGGTCAGAACGCACCGAAGGAAGTTATTCGCACACACTTCATGACCGTGGTTTGCGCCGCACTGAAGTCTCTTTCTCGTGAGGAGAAGGTGACCTTGGGCGGGGACTACTGCTTGTTCATGCGCGAACTGCTTGCGGACGGCCTGATGAATGAACTGTGCCGCTGGGTCTGCGCCCGCGACGCACGGGCTATCGCCGATGAGAGCGAGTTCCTGCAGACCTATATCGAAGATCAGGTCAACGGGATGCTCCTGCGCCGTCGTCGGATCAACGAGTACCAGCACCAGTCAATTGCTTAA
- a CDS encoding DUF1648 domain-containing protein, whose translation MTKNKWRTLCITSLVILAPILYGMSVYGQLPARMVTHWGADNQPNGWMPKALMVFGLPVLMLIFHLIAVGTTYYSDRHVQMPQRMERFVAWIFPVITLVAYVTTIRYGLGDHINTRLWAMSLIAVILVVMGNYLPTVPAESASRLTFGLHLPWRVTNRAGAQKTLRVLGYFYVASGVVMLLSLFFSPNVSWAALILFLLGQPVILGLSYRWTTRK comes from the coding sequence ATGACCAAAAATAAATGGCGGACTTTATGCATAACGAGCCTCGTGATTCTGGCACCCATCCTTTATGGTATGAGTGTCTACGGCCAGCTACCTGCACGCATGGTGACGCACTGGGGCGCGGATAACCAGCCAAATGGGTGGATGCCTAAAGCACTCATGGTGTTTGGCTTGCCGGTGCTCATGCTTATCTTTCACCTCATCGCGGTGGGTACGACTTACTATTCAGACCGGCACGTCCAAATGCCGCAGCGGATGGAACGGTTTGTCGCGTGGATTTTTCCCGTCATCACCCTGGTGGCTTACGTCACGACGATTCGCTATGGCCTGGGCGACCACATCAACACGCGTCTGTGGGCAATGAGCCTGATTGCCGTCATTCTGGTCGTGATGGGCAACTACCTGCCGACCGTGCCAGCCGAGAGTGCGAGCCGCCTCACCTTTGGCCTGCACTTGCCATGGCGGGTGACCAACCGGGCAGGGGCACAGAAGACTTTGCGCGTGCTCGGCTACTTCTACGTGGCAAGCGGGGTTGTGATGCTGCTGAGCCTGTTCTTTAGTCCCAACGTTTCCTGGGCGGCGCTGATTCTGTTTCTTCTCGGGCAGCCCGTTATTTTGGGCCTGAGTTATCGTTGGACGACACGCAAATAA